The following are encoded in a window of Sphingobium sp. AP49 genomic DNA:
- a CDS encoding YbdD/YjiX family protein → MSPFLQTLRRMLHLMVGQPDYDTYLHHMREQHPGHAPMDRITFFRNRQEARYGGKNGGKCC, encoded by the coding sequence ATGAGCCCGTTCCTGCAAACACTGCGGCGCATGCTGCATCTCATGGTCGGCCAACCCGACTATGACACCTATCTACACCACATGCGTGAGCAGCATCCCGGCCACGCGCCGATGGACCGCATCACCTTCTTCCGTAATCGGCAAGAGGCGCGCTATGGCGGCAAGAATGGCGGAAAATGCTGCTAA
- a CDS encoding S24 family peptidase, protein MDEPQDPRAALDRLIAERGENYADLSRLIGRNPAYIQQFIKRGTPRKLDEEDRRILARYFGVAETALGSVPARIAPVTRSRGLPMVVAVPRLALGASAGAGSLDEDERAAGVMAFDAQWLRNLGVRPQRASIIRVDGESMAPTLTDGDDIMVDHEDDASRLRDGVYVLRLDGVLMVKRIATGPLRGRFSVLSDNPHYPDWADIDPAMVAIVGRVVWTGRRLA, encoded by the coding sequence ATGGATGAACCACAGGATCCCCGTGCCGCACTGGATCGGTTGATCGCCGAGCGTGGAGAAAATTATGCCGATCTGTCCCGATTGATTGGCCGTAACCCGGCCTATATTCAGCAGTTCATCAAACGCGGTACGCCGCGCAAGCTGGACGAGGAAGATCGCCGCATCCTTGCTCGCTATTTTGGTGTCGCTGAAACGGCGCTGGGCAGCGTCCCAGCGCGTATCGCGCCAGTAACGCGGTCCCGCGGTTTGCCGATGGTCGTTGCGGTGCCACGCCTGGCACTTGGTGCATCCGCCGGCGCCGGGTCGCTGGACGAGGATGAGCGCGCGGCGGGGGTGATGGCGTTCGACGCCCAATGGCTCCGCAATCTGGGTGTACGGCCGCAGCGCGCGTCGATCATTCGCGTGGATGGTGAATCGATGGCGCCGACGCTGACGGATGGCGATGACATCATGGTCGATCATGAGGATGATGCTTCCCGCTTGCGCGACGGTGTCTATGTGCTCCGGCTTGACGGGGTGTTGATGGTCAAACGGATCGCAACGGGGCCGTTACGCGGTCGCTTCAGTGTATTGAGCGACAATCCCCATTATCCCGACTGGGCCGATATCGATCCTGCGATGGTGGCGATCGTGGGCCGGGTGGTGTGGACCGGGCGGAGACTGGCCTGA
- a CDS encoding XdhC family protein, with amino-acid sequence MNDNGAVIRKAIEWRGAPMALATVVSTWGSAPRPRGSHMLVHQDGRLEGSISGGCVETDVLQRAAEVIAGRPGHVERYGVADGDAWEVGLPCGGEIQVLVQPVGDEGFAPMLFDRIATESARGRALTLSTDLESGLTQEGEGEGRFINRYDPPRQLLIVGAVQIAQSLAALAQAIDVAPVIIDPRGRFLTAERFPGIELDDRWPDEAIATRHPGESTAVVTLSHDIKIDDPALLAALNAPTGYVAALGSRRSHAARLDRLAMQGMKPADLARIDGPAGLDIGATGAAEIALSICAGMIAGFNAKR; translated from the coding sequence GTGAACGACAATGGGGCGGTGATCCGCAAGGCGATCGAATGGCGCGGCGCGCCGATGGCGCTGGCGACGGTTGTGTCCACCTGGGGATCGGCGCCGCGGCCGCGCGGCAGCCATATGCTTGTGCATCAGGATGGCCGGCTGGAGGGGAGTATCTCGGGCGGTTGTGTCGAGACCGACGTGTTGCAGCGCGCTGCCGAGGTGATCGCCGGACGCCCGGGTCATGTCGAGCGCTATGGCGTGGCTGACGGTGACGCCTGGGAGGTCGGGCTGCCCTGTGGCGGCGAGATTCAGGTACTTGTGCAGCCAGTTGGAGACGAAGGCTTTGCCCCGATGCTGTTCGACCGGATCGCGACGGAAAGCGCGCGGGGACGGGCGCTGACTTTATCGACCGACCTGGAAAGCGGCCTGACGCAGGAAGGAGAGGGCGAGGGGCGGTTCATCAACCGTTATGATCCGCCCAGACAGTTGCTGATTGTCGGCGCGGTGCAGATTGCTCAGTCGCTCGCGGCGCTGGCGCAGGCGATCGACGTTGCCCCGGTGATCATCGATCCGCGCGGACGTTTCCTGACGGCAGAGCGTTTTCCTGGCATCGAACTGGATGATCGCTGGCCGGACGAGGCGATCGCGACACGGCATCCGGGCGAATCCACGGCGGTGGTGACCCTGAGCCACGACATAAAGATTGATGATCCCGCGCTGCTGGCGGCACTGAACGCGCCGACCGGCTACGTCGCGGCGCTAGGATCGCGCCGCAGCCATGCCGCGCGACTGGATCGATTGGCGATGCAGGGCATGAAACCGGCGGATCTGGCACGGATTGACGGTCCGGCCGGGCTCGACATCGGCGCGACCGGCGCGGCGGAGATCGCCCTGTCGATTTGCGCCGGCATGATCGCAGGCTTCAACGCCAAGCGCTGA